In Arthrobacter sp. B3I9, the following are encoded in one genomic region:
- the tilS gene encoding tRNA lysidine(34) synthetase TilS has translation MLQDALAGAGYPERVLVACSGGPDSLALAAVAAYFARRGHVDGHPVSVGAVVVDHQLQHGSAEIAEKTAATLGQLGIAPVLIRTVDVAATGMGPEAAAREARHAALEAAADELDAGVILLGHTLDDQAEQVLLGLARGSGTRSLAGMRPDRGRLFRPFLGLRRADTLEICDVEGLEPWHDPSNADPAFARSRTRVEVLPMLEEKLGPGVAESLARTAAILQLDADYLEAVAEDAFGRLRQQSGDEISLPETSLRGLAPAVRFRVIAKAAAAVGGQQPSYQRLLAAEALLRRQGSAGPVQLPGGVNVYRLSLAELLAEGGSAPADVPREGARCGKLVFRPQKRPQT, from the coding sequence ATGCTGCAGGACGCCCTGGCCGGCGCAGGCTACCCCGAACGTGTTCTGGTTGCCTGCAGCGGCGGACCGGACTCACTGGCCCTGGCCGCCGTCGCCGCGTACTTCGCCCGCCGGGGGCATGTCGACGGGCACCCCGTCTCGGTGGGCGCTGTCGTCGTCGACCACCAGCTGCAGCACGGCTCGGCAGAGATCGCCGAGAAAACTGCGGCCACCCTGGGCCAGCTGGGAATCGCGCCGGTCCTGATCAGGACGGTCGACGTCGCGGCCACCGGCATGGGCCCCGAAGCGGCCGCCCGGGAGGCCCGGCACGCCGCGCTCGAAGCGGCGGCCGATGAGCTCGATGCCGGCGTTATCCTCCTCGGCCACACCCTTGACGACCAGGCCGAGCAGGTCCTGCTGGGACTTGCACGCGGCTCCGGCACCCGGTCCCTGGCGGGGATGCGGCCCGACCGCGGGCGCCTGTTCCGGCCGTTTCTGGGGCTCCGGCGCGCCGACACCCTGGAGATCTGCGACGTCGAGGGCCTGGAACCGTGGCACGATCCAAGCAACGCCGACCCCGCCTTTGCCAGATCGCGGACCCGGGTTGAGGTGCTGCCGATGCTGGAGGAGAAGCTGGGACCGGGCGTCGCGGAATCACTCGCCCGGACCGCGGCCATCCTGCAGCTCGATGCCGACTACCTCGAGGCAGTGGCGGAGGACGCCTTTGGCCGTCTGCGGCAGCAGTCCGGAGACGAAATCAGCCTCCCGGAGACGTCCCTGCGTGGGCTGGCCCCGGCCGTGAGGTTCCGGGTGATCGCCAAGGCGGCCGCCGCCGTCGGAGGCCAGCAGCCGAGTTACCAACGGTTGCTGGCCGCGGAAGCACTGCTGCGCCGCCAAGGATCGGCCGGTCCGGTGCAGCTGCCGGGCGGCGTGAACGTCTACCGCCTGTCCCTCGCCGAGCTGCTGGCCGAGGGCGGGTCCGCTCCTGCCGATGTTCCCCGCGAGGGCGCCCGCTGTGGGAAGCTTGTATTCCGGCCTCAAAAACGGCCCCAAACATAG
- the ftsH gene encoding ATP-dependent zinc metalloprotease FtsH yields the protein MKAKSFFKGPGIWIVVVIGMLLLAFATLAPGGSARIDTDRGLALLNDGGKIEQAKIFDAENRVDLVLKDNLQIDGQDKGKNVQFYYVNARADDVVKAVTDAQPPSGFTDQPLENNWFSGLFSLLIPVLLLGVLFWFLLSRMQGGGSKVMQFGKSKAKLVNKDMPQVTFTDVAGSDEAVEELEEIKEFLAEPAKFQAVGAKIPKGVLLYGPPGTGKTLLARAVAGEAGVPFFSISGSDFVEMFVGVGASRVRDLFEQAKSNAPAIIFVDEIDAVGRHRGAGIGGGNDEREQTLNQLLVEMDGFDVKTNVILIAATNRPDVLDPALLRPGRFDRQIGVEAPDLIGREQILKVHAKGKPMASGVDLKAVAKKTPGYTGADLANVLNEAALLTARSNANLIDDRALDEAIDRVMAGPQKRSRVMKEHERKVTAYHEGGHALVAAALRNSAPVTKITILPRGRALGYTMVVPENDKYSVTRNELLDQMAYAMGGRVAEELVFHDPSTGASNDIEKATGIARKMVTEFGMSERVGSVRLGQGGGEPFLGRDAGHERNYSDQIAYIVDEEVRRLIDGAHDEAYAILTENRDVLDELALELLERETLNQAEIAQVFSNIRKRDFREVWLSKETRPVLEAGPVESRREKAEREAQEEATEARLEEPLDALPPHAQGVPSGQEPFQGPGMDLGPDGRPG from the coding sequence ATGAAAGCTAAGAGTTTCTTCAAGGGCCCCGGCATCTGGATTGTCGTTGTTATCGGCATGCTCCTGCTGGCCTTTGCCACCCTGGCCCCCGGCGGCTCCGCCCGGATCGACACGGACAGGGGTCTGGCGCTGCTGAACGACGGCGGCAAGATCGAACAGGCGAAGATTTTTGACGCGGAAAACCGTGTGGACCTGGTCCTGAAGGACAACCTGCAGATCGACGGCCAGGACAAGGGTAAGAACGTCCAGTTCTACTACGTCAACGCCCGCGCCGACGACGTCGTCAAGGCGGTCACGGATGCCCAGCCACCGAGCGGCTTCACCGACCAGCCGCTCGAAAACAACTGGTTCTCCGGGCTCTTCTCCCTCCTGATCCCGGTCCTGCTGCTCGGCGTGCTGTTCTGGTTCCTGCTTTCGCGCATGCAGGGCGGCGGATCCAAGGTGATGCAGTTCGGCAAGTCCAAGGCCAAACTGGTTAATAAGGACATGCCCCAAGTCACCTTCACCGACGTGGCCGGATCCGACGAAGCAGTCGAAGAGCTCGAAGAAATCAAAGAATTCCTCGCCGAGCCGGCCAAGTTCCAGGCCGTCGGCGCCAAAATCCCCAAGGGCGTGCTCCTCTACGGTCCGCCCGGGACCGGCAAGACCCTGCTGGCCCGCGCCGTCGCCGGTGAGGCCGGCGTGCCGTTCTTCTCCATCTCCGGCTCGGACTTCGTCGAAATGTTCGTCGGCGTGGGCGCCTCCCGTGTCCGCGACCTGTTCGAACAGGCCAAGTCCAACGCGCCCGCCATCATCTTCGTGGACGAGATCGACGCCGTCGGCCGCCACCGCGGTGCCGGCATCGGCGGCGGCAACGACGAACGCGAGCAGACCCTCAACCAGCTGCTGGTTGAGATGGACGGCTTCGACGTCAAGACCAACGTCATCCTGATCGCCGCCACCAACCGCCCCGACGTGCTGGACCCCGCCCTGCTCCGCCCGGGCCGCTTCGACCGCCAGATCGGCGTCGAGGCGCCCGACCTGATCGGCCGCGAGCAGATCCTGAAGGTCCACGCGAAGGGCAAGCCGATGGCTTCCGGCGTCGACCTGAAGGCCGTCGCCAAGAAGACGCCGGGTTACACCGGCGCCGACCTGGCCAACGTGCTTAACGAGGCCGCCCTGCTGACCGCCCGCTCCAACGCGAACCTGATTGACGACCGCGCGCTGGACGAAGCCATCGACCGGGTCATGGCCGGACCGCAGAAGCGCAGCCGGGTCATGAAGGAACACGAACGCAAGGTCACCGCCTACCACGAGGGCGGCCACGCCCTGGTCGCAGCGGCCCTGCGCAACTCCGCGCCGGTCACCAAGATCACCATCCTGCCCCGCGGCCGCGCCCTCGGGTACACGATGGTGGTGCCGGAGAACGACAAGTACTCCGTAACCCGCAACGAACTCCTCGACCAGATGGCCTACGCCATGGGCGGCCGCGTGGCGGAAGAACTCGTCTTCCACGATCCGTCCACCGGCGCCTCCAACGACATCGAAAAGGCCACCGGCATCGCCCGCAAGATGGTCACCGAGTTCGGCATGAGCGAACGCGTCGGCTCCGTGCGCCTCGGCCAGGGCGGCGGCGAGCCCTTCCTGGGCCGCGACGCCGGACACGAGCGCAACTACTCCGACCAGATCGCCTACATCGTCGACGAGGAAGTCCGCCGCCTGATCGACGGGGCGCATGACGAGGCCTACGCCATCCTCACCGAAAACCGGGACGTGCTCGATGAGCTCGCGCTGGAGCTGCTTGAACGCGAAACGCTGAACCAGGCCGAAATCGCCCAGGTCTTCAGCAATATCCGCAAACGCGACTTCCGTGAGGTCTGGCTCTCCAAGGAGACCCGCCCCGTCCTGGAGGCCGGCCCGGTGGAGTCCCGCCGCGAAAAGGCCGAGCGTGAAGCCCAGGAGGAGGCCACGGAGGCCCGGCTCGAGGAACCGCTGGACGCCCTGCCGCCGCACGCCCAGGGTGTTCCCAGCGGGCAGGAGCCTTTCCAGGGTCCGGGAATGGATCTCGGACCGGACGGCCGTCCCGGCTAG
- the folE gene encoding GTP cyclohydrolase I FolE codes for MTSFFKDDDDEPASAASAAEASDKHAGTKVDRPRIEAAVREILLAIGEDPDRSGLLDTPKRVAKAYNEMFAGLHHDPAEILATTFELDHEELVLVKDIPFYSTCEHHLVPFHGVAHVGYIPSHDGRVTGLSKLARLVDMYARRPQVQERLTTQIVEALVTHLKPRGAIVVVECEHLCMSMRGIRKPGAKTVTSAVRGQLHDPATRAEAMSLIIGR; via the coding sequence GTGACTTCATTCTTTAAAGACGACGACGACGAACCCGCCTCCGCCGCTTCGGCGGCGGAGGCATCCGACAAACACGCCGGCACCAAGGTGGACCGCCCACGGATCGAGGCGGCCGTGCGGGAGATCCTGCTGGCCATCGGCGAGGACCCTGACCGCAGCGGCCTCCTGGACACCCCGAAGCGGGTGGCCAAGGCCTACAACGAAATGTTCGCGGGGCTGCACCACGACCCTGCCGAAATCCTCGCCACCACCTTCGAGCTGGACCACGAGGAACTGGTCCTGGTCAAGGACATCCCGTTCTACTCGACCTGCGAGCACCACCTGGTGCCGTTCCACGGCGTGGCCCACGTTGGCTACATCCCGTCCCACGACGGTAGGGTCACCGGCCTGAGCAAGCTGGCCCGGCTGGTGGACATGTACGCCCGCCGCCCGCAGGTGCAGGAGCGGCTGACCACGCAGATCGTCGAAGCGCTCGTCACCCACCTCAAGCCGCGCGGCGCGATCGTCGTCGTCGAATGCGAACACCTCTGCATGTCGATGCGGGGCATCCGCAAGCCCGGCGCCAAGACCGTCACCAGCGCGGTGCGCGGGCAGCTGCATGACCCGGCTACCCGTGCCGAGGCCATGAGCCTCATCATCGGAAGGTAA
- the hpt gene encoding hypoxanthine phosphoribosyltransferase, with protein sequence MDSTDVQADLKHVLYSKEQIQSRITELAAQIDKDYEGRDLLIVGVLKGAVMVMADLARALHSHVSMDWMAVSSYGSGTQSSGVVRILKDLDTDLMGKDVLIVEDIIDSGLTLSWLKTNLESRGTASVEICTAFRKPTAAKVKIDVKYVGYDIPNEFVVGYGLDYAEKYRNLDFVGTLAPHVYE encoded by the coding sequence GTGGATTCAACCGACGTCCAGGCAGACCTCAAGCACGTTCTGTACTCCAAGGAGCAGATCCAGTCACGGATCACCGAACTCGCTGCCCAGATCGACAAGGACTACGAAGGCCGCGACCTGCTGATCGTCGGCGTGCTCAAGGGTGCCGTCATGGTCATGGCTGACCTGGCCCGCGCCCTGCACAGCCACGTGTCGATGGACTGGATGGCCGTCTCCTCCTACGGGTCCGGGACCCAGTCCTCCGGCGTCGTCCGCATCCTCAAGGACCTCGACACCGACCTGATGGGCAAAGACGTGTTGATCGTCGAGGACATCATCGACTCGGGCCTCACGCTGTCCTGGCTCAAGACCAACCTCGAATCACGCGGCACGGCCTCGGTGGAAATCTGCACCGCCTTCCGCAAGCCCACGGCAGCCAAGGTCAAGATCGACGTCAAGTACGTCGGCTACGACATCCCCAACGAATTCGTGGTCGGCTACGGCCTGGACTACGCCGAGAAGTACCGCAACCTCGACTTCGTCGGAACGCTCGCGCCCCACGTCTACGAGTAG
- a CDS encoding zinc-dependent metalloprotease: MESSASEMSAQALINWELAASTAARLTPPGPTLGSAEIGAAVESLRLAADISVPHVHDITGLEAARDLRDSSVLVVDRASWAKANTQSFAVMLEPAMEKLLEGRHGSMNPGAIAVSGAITGSQLGAILAFLSSKVLGQYDPFSALAENSSAPPAGRLLLVAPNIISVERELNVEPQDFRLWVCLHEQTHRVQFAAAPWLRHHMLAEIENLSGQLLGNVDSLMERATAAAKSLRDRSTAGTGPSRGAILDLLQNPEEKAALSRLTALMSLLEGHANVVMDAVDASIVPSVKTIRQRFNARDKDRGVIEKFIRNLLGLDAKMRQYSDGAKFVREVVAVAGMEGFNRVWDSAEQLPTEPEIHDSKLWLERMGLQ, from the coding sequence ATGGAGTCCTCTGCGAGCGAGATGTCTGCCCAAGCCCTGATCAACTGGGAGCTTGCCGCTTCCACCGCGGCACGGCTGACGCCCCCAGGCCCCACGCTGGGGTCGGCCGAAATCGGTGCCGCGGTAGAGAGCCTGCGCCTGGCGGCGGACATTTCGGTGCCGCACGTCCACGACATCACCGGCCTTGAAGCGGCCCGGGATCTGCGGGACTCCTCCGTCCTCGTGGTGGACCGGGCCTCCTGGGCCAAGGCCAACACGCAGAGTTTCGCCGTCATGCTCGAACCGGCCATGGAAAAACTGCTCGAGGGCCGGCACGGCTCAATGAACCCCGGAGCGATCGCCGTCAGCGGCGCCATCACCGGCAGCCAGCTCGGGGCCATCCTGGCGTTCCTCTCCAGCAAGGTCCTCGGCCAGTACGATCCGTTCTCCGCCCTCGCCGAGAACTCCTCCGCCCCTCCTGCCGGGCGGCTCCTGCTCGTGGCACCGAACATCATCTCGGTGGAACGTGAACTGAACGTCGAGCCGCAGGACTTCCGGCTCTGGGTGTGCCTGCACGAGCAAACCCACCGGGTGCAGTTCGCGGCGGCGCCCTGGCTGCGCCACCACATGCTGGCCGAAATAGAAAACCTCAGCGGCCAACTGCTCGGCAACGTCGATTCCCTGATGGAGCGTGCCACCGCTGCGGCGAAGTCGCTGCGGGACCGCTCTACAGCCGGCACCGGCCCCAGCCGCGGGGCCATTCTGGACCTGCTGCAGAACCCGGAGGAAAAGGCCGCGCTCTCCCGGCTGACTGCGCTGATGAGCCTGCTGGAGGGCCACGCGAACGTGGTGATGGACGCCGTCGACGCCAGCATCGTGCCGTCCGTCAAGACGATCCGGCAACGCTTCAACGCCCGGGACAAGGACCGGGGCGTGATCGAGAAGTTCATCCGCAACCTCCTCGGCCTGGACGCGAAGATGCGCCAATACAGCGACGGCGCGAAGTTTGTCCGGGAAGTCGTGGCCGTGGCCGGGATGGAAGGCTTCAACAGGGTCTGGGATTCCGCGGAGCAGCTGCCCACGGAGCCGGAAATCCACGATTCGAAGCTGTGGCTCGAACGGATGGGGCTCCAGTAG